A section of the Falco biarmicus isolate bFalBia1 chromosome 3, bFalBia1.pri, whole genome shotgun sequence genome encodes:
- the HHLA1 gene encoding HERV-H LTR-associating protein 1: protein MQWFCWHVVAKMSLGFLCLFLVFNTASCIRKENKKEKQVAVLATAELPAKSVDLAAINLTELVNSMLNTALRGTKKPFSLLSVTSYSSFAFHKVSVTIYNISNVKNVDPGKFPMHYCYCLNNMTNDLTDFTALLVDIVGNSTSYLTEIFKSTSILSVPQSNDSDCIYICVMTGQTGRNLSDFWKMLEKSPVINYTFSSNTSSDLDLDSIFSSFMKLQEDPNKTVDPSTEHAWTFKTTAIPLAQKGDEIPTTRFPPWPKTVGAKGSGFPSPHVDASRPRGTARPPPTAAGSLAPLPALQLSPTDMYAFWMQTVSPQETSKLMQTEPDLPSSVLSTPPYRPGVTLKLYSATRCPQATLKESRVTSPPVTLVVQKINPCVMELCRFFQLCLCVGQRRYSRKEAMRYCVEYYSWFLKNASYVCERVKRVAYSHTLKQKCLKNICMLV, encoded by the exons CTTCATgcataaggaaagaaaataagaaagagaagCAAGTGGCAGTGCTGGCTACTGCAG agctgcctgcaAAGTCTGTGGATCTGGCTGCTATTAACCTGACAGAGCTGGTGAACAGTATGCTGAACACAGCGCTCAGAG GTACCAAAAAACCCTTCTCTTTGCTGAGTGTCACATCTTATAGCTCATTTGCCTTCCACAAAGTGTCAGTCACCATTTATAACA TTTCTAACGTGAAAAATGTTGACCCTGGCAAGTTCCCTATGCATTACTGCTACTGTTTGAACAACATGACAAATGACTTGACAG ATTTTACAGCTTTACTTGTTGATATTGTTGGAAACTCCACCAGTTATCTCACAGAAATTTTCAAATCCACTTCTATTCTCTCAg tacCTCAGAGCAATGATTCAGATTGTATCTACATCTGTGTGATGACAGGGCAGACAG GGAGAAATTTGTCTGACTTTtggaaaatgctggaaaagtcTCCTGTTATTAATTACACGTTTTCCAGTAACACATCTTCTGACCTGG ACCTAGATTCCATTTTTTCAAGTTTCATGAAATTACAGGAAGacccaaacaaaacagtggATCCATCAACAGAACATGCATGGACATTTAAAA ctaCCGCGATCCCTCTTGCCCAGAAAGGGGATGAAATCCCCACCACAAGGTTCCCACCATGGCCAAAGACGGTTGGAGCTAAAGGATCAGGGTTTCCATCACCACATGTGGATGCTTCCAGACCACGAGGCACAGCCAGGCCCCCTCCGACTGCTGCAGGGAGCTTGGCCCCattgccagccctgcagctcagcccca CTGACATGTACGCATTTTGGATGCAGACAGTGTCTCCTCAAGAAACCAGTAAACTGATGCAAACAGAGCCAG ATTTGCCTTCCTCAGTACTGTCTACACCACCCTACAGACCTGGGGTGACACTGAAACTTTACTCAGCTACCA ggtGTCCACAGGCAACCCTCAAAGAGTCCCGTGTGACCTCGCCTCCTGTCACTCTTGTAGTGCAAAAGATCAATCCCTGTGTGATGGAGCTCTGTAggttttttcagctgtgtctcTGTGTTGGTCAGAGAAGATATTCCAGAAAGGAAGCCATGAG GTACTGTGTGGAATACTATTCCTGGTTCTTGAAAAATGCAAGTTATGTCTGTGAAAGAGTCAAAAGAGTTGCTTACTCCCACA cattaaaacaaaaatgcctAAAAAACATCTGTATGTTGGTCTAG